One genomic segment of Vibrio nitrifigilis includes these proteins:
- a CDS encoding EAL domain-containing response regulator — protein MAVIDEGKTTMLYDKILLVDDELPILKSLIRTLRMEFPELYSTTNVDEAIEIVKKERISVVISDFRMPKMNGVDLLIKIKTITPNISTIMLSGQAELSDVTRALNVGALHKFISKPWDSVELIEEIRNAISKQAMFSHSDILTRCKTRHRLEEIVTEVNNNNNDISKLVLVADLKGTASLNTNCGVPKVNAIIESLGEQLKQRINLDIYRDEDKFFIILDCAADSTSLLTETVETILSIDLSDSEATDVGLRLYVSEIESWEDTISAQEVNERKSYLEKLGHEHLYWLSDEGEQESELKSLVRFLLDHGADNFIAFFQPQINIETNQIDGCEALVRRKKEDGTYELPTKFVPMLTKYNFIDDLTKAVIQQSLSLVEVLKSSQPNMRVAINVNASQMEKGILEHFLVVDGKALPGVEFLDIEVTETQHINDYNAVREEMMMLKSYGIKLAIDDFGTGYSGFETICELPFDILKIDGRFIKALGKSHADDAILNSITDSAKSLHMEIVAEWVEDASQLDFLRKQGCKYVQGYLFSPPLERDEFIDYVFEESGVSDND, from the coding sequence ATGGCAGTAATAGATGAAGGTAAAACAACCATGCTCTATGACAAAATTTTGCTCGTTGATGATGAGTTACCGATATTAAAATCATTGATTCGTACTCTGCGGATGGAATTCCCTGAGCTCTACAGCACAACCAATGTTGACGAAGCGATCGAGATAGTAAAAAAAGAACGCATTAGTGTTGTCATTTCAGATTTTCGCATGCCGAAAATGAATGGCGTTGATCTGCTGATTAAAATTAAAACCATTACCCCAAATATCTCAACGATTATGCTGTCTGGGCAAGCTGAGCTGAGCGATGTGACGCGAGCTTTAAATGTCGGTGCACTGCATAAGTTCATCAGTAAACCTTGGGATTCAGTGGAGTTAATTGAAGAAATTCGTAACGCGATCAGTAAGCAAGCAATGTTTTCTCATTCAGATATTCTTACTCGTTGTAAAACACGTCATCGTTTAGAAGAGATCGTTACTGAAGTGAATAACAACAATAACGACATATCAAAATTGGTATTGGTCGCCGATCTAAAAGGCACCGCTTCGCTTAACACCAACTGTGGTGTTCCCAAAGTGAACGCTATTATCGAATCGTTAGGTGAACAGTTAAAACAACGCATTAATCTTGATATTTATCGCGACGAAGATAAGTTTTTTATCATCCTTGATTGTGCCGCAGACAGTACATCGCTACTGACTGAAACGGTTGAGACGATATTGTCTATCGATTTGAGTGATTCAGAGGCGACAGATGTTGGACTGCGGCTTTATGTTAGTGAAATCGAATCGTGGGAAGATACGATATCGGCGCAAGAAGTAAACGAGCGCAAATCCTATTTGGAAAAACTGGGACACGAGCATCTGTATTGGCTCAGTGATGAAGGTGAACAAGAAAGTGAACTCAAATCATTAGTCCGTTTTTTGTTGGACCACGGTGCCGATAATTTTATTGCGTTTTTCCAGCCACAAATCAACATTGAAACCAACCAAATCGATGGTTGTGAAGCGTTAGTGAGACGCAAAAAAGAGGACGGAACTTACGAATTGCCGACTAAATTCGTACCAATGTTGACTAAATATAATTTTATTGATGACTTAACAAAGGCAGTGATTCAGCAGTCGCTTTCGCTGGTGGAAGTGCTTAAATCTTCCCAGCCCAATATGCGTGTTGCAATCAATGTTAATGCTTCTCAAATGGAGAAGGGAATTCTCGAACATTTCTTGGTCGTAGATGGTAAGGCTTTACCCGGGGTGGAGTTTCTTGATATTGAAGTGACGGAAACGCAGCACATCAACGATTATAACGCCGTGCGTGAAGAGATGATGATGCTGAAATCTTATGGGATAAAATTGGCCATTGATGATTTCGGCACGGGGTATTCTGGCTTTGAAACCATCTGTGAATTACCGTTTGATATCTTAAAAATTGACGGGCGGTTTATCAAAGCACTGGGTAAATCACATGCTGACGATGCGATTTTGAATTCTATAACAGACAGTGCTAAATCATTACATATGGAGATCGTTGCTGAATGGGTAGAGGATGCCAGCCAACTCGATTTCTTAAGAAAGCAAGGCTGCAAGTACGTGCAGGGTTATCTGTTTAGCCCTCCTTTAGAACGGGATGAATTCATCGATTACGTATTTGAGGAAAGTGGAGTAAGCGATAATGACTGA